The Myxococcaceae bacterium JPH2 nucleotide sequence GTAACAGCAAAGCTGCATACCGGTTTCTGGGTAAAATCCTCAACAACGTGAAGAAGTGGCAGATCCCGCGATTCATCAACACGGATAAAGCGCCCGCCTATGGTCGCGCGCTTGCTCTGCTCAAACGCGAAGGCCGGTGCCCGTCTGACGT carries:
- a CDS encoding IS6-like element IS26 family transposase, whose protein sequence is NSKAAYRFLGKILNNVKKWQIPRFINTDKAPAYGRALALLKREGRCPSDVEHRQIKYRNNVIECDHGKLKRIIGATLGFKSMKTAYATIKGIEVMRAL